In the Oceanipulchritudo coccoides genome, ACCATGCAACCGCGACGGCGGCGCGATCCACGCCCTGTGCCTGGGCCACGGTGTCCAGTTTCCCCGCAACGGCAGAGGGTTCGGTCATCAGGCTACCGCCGCCCAGCGGAGACCATGCCATGGGCCTGATGTGATGCTGCTGGGCATGCGCCAGATCGCCGTTTGTATAGCTTTGCCGCGCCGAAAGGCTTAGCTCGATTTGGTTTGTCGCCAGCGGATTA is a window encoding:
- a CDS encoding aldo/keto reductase, whose translation is AAETGAALDALVASGKIRAAGVSNFRPWDWDLLQANMTNPLATNQIELSLSARQSYTNGDLAHAQQHHIRPMAWSPLGGGSLMTEPSAVAGKLDTVAQAQGVDRAAVAVAW